Sequence from the Phragmites australis chromosome 6, lpPhrAust1.1, whole genome shotgun sequence genome:
TGTACAATATTTAGGAGCCAGTTCTTACAGTTACCTAACTTACCAGTTTAATAAAGAAAAGACCTTGATAAATTGATATATTATTGATTAATTAGCCTTCACATgtcaaacaaaagagaaaacataaCTCTGTGATATCAGTGTTTAAGAATATCGTATGCACAATTCATTTGTGTTGCAAGGTGGCAAAAGCATGTATAATTTGATTTTGTTACCCTGCGCAAGTCATTTACGCACCATATTCTATCAATCATTGGAGAGAACCATCCATGTATGATCTGCATATTGTAATTTAGGATACATGGGGACCTATCTGATGTAAAATCTGAAAAGAAGTGTGATATAATGCATCCACAGCAAAATATTGGCTCCTCGATAAAAGAATTCTACATCCTGGTTCATAATTAATTCGAATTTGTATCTTTTGCCAATCTTTGCATTCTACCTCCAACTGGATGGATTCATTCTCTATTTATAATTTATCCGATTACCTATACTTACTCTGACCAAAAAAagtttatcattgttgcattttcatatatatatgtatgtatatatttcaGATAAATAATAAAGCAAAAGTATTGCTCTTTCAGTTCATATATCTAAATTAAGTGTCGAGTTAAGGCTTACACCCATCAACATCGACACAGGCTAGTGGGCCACAAGGCGCGGCAACGCCACTCCCTCTTTCTAgtaacatacatacatacatacatacatacatatatatatatatatatatatatatataggaaaactagtatgtactcctgggtgtatgtactcccacctctcatataccacttttacacatgagttatacttctttatcactttaaatatacttcattagtaattataagatactacaatacaaatcccacaaaaaaatttatgaaatttcatgatttttatcttaatttgcgtatatacttcttttatgtataaaaaagagtatatagcaaaaatgaaaggctaacattgaattttttttcatacaactcatattggagtatcttagaattagtattagagtatactaaaaatgataaaagagtataaagtgtttgtttaggtggtatattgcatgtgggagtacatactcctaggagtatagaataggtgtcctatatatatatatatatatatatatatatatatatatatatatatatatatatatatatatatatatatatatatatatatatatatatatatactaattTAACTCTGGAAAAGTTGCACAAAATGATGTGAAAAGTATTGACAATTAATTTGAGAAATTAAGAATGTTGATATTCACACTTCAACTTCTTGGATTAGGGTTTGTCGACATTCATATGCATGCAGGAAATACATTGATAGTTCACTAATACAGAACTATCCTTATATGCTGGCCCATCACAACCGGTTTCTAATGGGCTGGTAGTGAtagggtatcactgccgattcataagcCGCGTGGCAAGAATCATCCATCCTGActtatgaactagcagtgataagggtcatcactgccggtcgataGATTGAGCCGGTAatgatgccctgctccctcatcactgtcggcttaatccaccgaccggcagtgatagcataacatcactatcggctggttaaatgagtcggcagtgatgtcttAACTATATAAAAGTCGTCATCTCCTTCCGCAAGcacgagcacaacagagaggagctctgttcttgcttggTGGTGGTCATTTTTGCTCACCAGGATCTTGGtgacttcaaaattttgagaaatcctcATGCCCTGGGTGTTCTAAGGTAGGTAACTTCCTCTTCAAtctatttctatttgaattttatttgctaaattgctctagattttgaaatgatggagatgaacctataaCCATaatgttttgagacaatgtagatgcaattatacctcatttataatatggaagcttcaattgtggtggaaagtgtctttattattgatttacattagctacatgtatgagcatatttattattggttttaatgaattagaaaatttagccatgatattaaggtatatagcaagcatatttattattggttttaatgaattagaaaatttagccatgatattaaggtatatagcaaaatccaattataatttttatattttaattaattagcaatccccaatatagaaactttaggtatgagcatatttatgattgatttttagtgaattaaaaaaattagccatgatatttaggtacgtagagagctccaattatattttttctattttaattaattagcatgtttccaatatggaaactttaggtaagagcgtatttattttgatttttaatgaattagaaaattttgccatgatatttaggtatgtaccaaaatacaattatatttatgcatgagcgtatttattttcatgtttccttaatgagtcatatataagatgttgaataataaagaaaatttttagggatgACACCAGCAAATACTCATTGGAAGCGGAcgtgaaagcatgcaaaagacggctcctccaaccctggccaattgccggtaggagatgacgaggtaatttatttgttggtgatcgcaaaatattATAGTTGTTATagatttggatttacaataatgatataattgtagatggatagaaaatggatgtacgatgtgagTCGTGTGAGCGCATAGTACAAGAACGGTGTGGATTGTTTCCTAATACAAGCCGCGACGCACAAGTCAACGgacggagacgctgttaggttcaatgaccttgaggtatgaaataacatatcgatgccttctttttaatttctacacgtgtttaaggactaattcttttgattcttcaaacgcagcgttCCAAATTATGCACAAGTGTATTACAACCTGCtaaaatacatgcccttcaagaacagatggcaGGGTTCTTATTgcaacatgttatcaacccaaacggtgagtttcatgaaccgatcgtgccgtccacgcgtgcgagaccttcagatgacaccttacCTTCTAACAGAGAGTATGctacaaggaggaaggctaccaaggggcttgataACGTATTCTATTTCCGCAgatgacacaatattaatgaatgatattaCCTGTTCTACGATATACCATcggtgtgtcaatgacatgtgggaccaggtCCTACTTGTCATCCTCGCAATGGATGTCATATCGTAGAACCATcacttattcagttgtaaatcgtagatttttccatttattaacgaatgatatgaattactatgtatgatgcaaaATTGGTATCGTCGGACGACTCTTGGACACAATGGCCTTCTAACGATGATGCGAagaaggagcaagaagcagcatctcgtaaacgtgcccaagaggaggaggacgagagggtggcccattagtgtgctgcggaggaggctgaaggctcaaaacctagagaCGTTCAAGCGTCaaactttgatgtctttgagaCGCGGGCGAGCCTGGAGCACAGGCGACGCTGCGATCGATCAGGCATTGCCgggtcctctgctccaccaccatcgccccccccccccaacatcCCCGAACGTACTCATGCCATCAATCGTTAGTGAGGGGACGCGGTCTTCATCGcggtagaggtagagggatactggactggctcaactcaaccgaTTTTTTagggggtgacttgtaatatttgtttgtttgttgatgtctgacttgtaatatgtgttcattactatgtattaatgaagagAGAGGGACTACAGAGAGGAGGACtgcggaggggggagagggaaaacattgccGGCTCAAACATTCGGCCGATAGTAATGCCAGTGAATCACTGCAGGCCGAAGGATTCAGCCGGcggtgataacccccttcactgctggtccactgaaccggcagtgatagtcctcgactatcactgctcgttgcccactaccggctttaaaaccagcagtgaagggggttttaaAGCCGACAATGAAGAAGTTTTTTATAGTAGTGGTTTGATATACCGATCAATGACAGGCAGAAAGAGAACTTTAACATAAGATGCACCATTTAAAATTCAGTAATCTAAGTATGGCGAGACTGTCGGAATGAGATCGAGCATCATTCTCGTATGGTCATGCATGCAGGAGACAACTTCCTGATGCAACTCTTCTAAATTTATGTACCGCAACCTACTCCACATTTTATTTCAGAGCTAACTCGGTGATGTATGtaatgcaaaaaagaaaagtaattTACAAAATTTGATCAGCACCAAATGAGCATAGCACGACATGCACACCATCGTGAATGCTTGAAGCTAAAGCACGGCGATGCATGACTGAACTCTTCTACTAGTGCATAGCAATGCATGATTGAATAAGACTTCTCTACTACATGGCAAAGCATGTTTCCAgcattaaaattttaaaatattgctttcattttgtttttttagaaaagggTCTGCATTCATGCAGAGCTAGCTACCATcaagggatttcaatttcgttttacatTTTTTCGTTCATtggtgaaaaaaaatcagaaattttTCGTCCTCTACTCTCTGGGAACTACTtgtcagtgaaagaaaattttaaaattagatatttagTTCCCCTCCGAAATTTAGCTGAAATTTTAATCCGTGCTAGTACCTAACCACATACGAAAACCTTAGGACTTTGATTGTAAGCACACATGCAATAATCCAAGTTACCTAGGAAGCGAAAGCATGCAAAATGCGGGTGCTACTTAAAACAACTCATCAACGAGCAACTACTTAATCAAAACCTTTTCACTTTTCACTAACCTGCCTTGAGATCGATCGACCAAACAATTAGCCATATCATCATGCTGGTGCTGCATGCACAGATAGGTCCTTTGCTGTACCACCGATCGACCCATGCATATGAGCTGTGGTACGTGCATTAATTCTCTGATAGATGGTAGTCTTGGATCATCAAGTGTGATCTATTTCACATTTTCTTCACCCATGCATGTCGCAAAGTATAACCGACGTTTGGATCTAGGGTAGGGGGGCTCCAGCCCCCGCCCCTACTGCTTCGCAGCCATGGAAGCCCCCCTAAGCTCTCTCCCcataatttttttgttatttaagaggaagaagatgataggAGCGGATACAAATAAGAAAAAAGcaagggagaagaagaggaagaggtggaTGAGCCCGCTTGATTCCTCTGCATCCGCCACTGTTTGGATCAATGTTATATTGCTATGAAGCAACACCAACTAAGAATAACAGGAACGACGGGCATCGAAAGCAGATTAAGCAATAACAACGAGGCTTAAAATAAACAGCAGTGGTAAATAGTAATACAGACTGAGCTGATCAAACAACAGGCAAGCTAGCTTATCCAAAATCCACAGCAAATTAAGGTGATTATTATGTAAGTTCGAAGCATAGAAATATAGCAACTAAAGAAGGTTCACATACACACCGGCAAAGCACGCGCGAGTAACTAAAGAAGGATTCGGCCGACGACGAATAAAATTTATCAGATCGGGACAAATTGAGCATCGGTAGACAGACCGATGCGATCGATCGCGCTCTAGAACATGGCCCCGACCAAACCCTCAAGATGTGCCGCCGCCCTCTCCACCACTGGCAGATCCGGGGCGGCGACGCTGAGGACCATGAGCAGGAGGCCGGCCATGAGGGCGAGGAAGTGGAGCAGGACGCGGTCGCGGTTAGCGTTGAGGCCTGGGATGGTTGTGGAGAGGATCCCGGTGACGCCCCAGACCGCGACGTAGACGGCGGCGTTGAGCCGGCGCCCGCGGAGCCGAGGGAAGCCTGGCTGGCGCAGCGGCGGCTCGCCGACGAGGACGGCGGGCTCCCCGACGAGGACGGCGGGCTCGtacgcggcgatggcggcggcgttCTCCATGGCTACGTACGGCGTGGTTGCCCGGGGATCGGAGGAAGCAAATCGGGAGATGGTCGAAAGTTATAGCAGGAGTGAGGAGACTAGGAGAGGCCACGAGCttgaaaaagaaatagaaatccAAGGAGGCAAATGTTAGGGCCCAATTGTTACGACATGTATTTTTGTGGGCTTCAGAGTGAGCTTTAAATCATCGCAAATAATGGGCTCATGGGTGGCCTAAAACTTCTAAAAAATGAGCCTTTTAAGTTGCCTCTACTGTGCTGGTCAAATAGGCTTCTTTCTCCCGCTAATGGTGTGTTTGGTGTCCGAATCTGTTCTAGCCTAGTCTAATATATACGTATAAACTTGTAAAGAAACGTATTTAGTTGCTTATATCCACTATTTTAATATGACTCAACGGATACAAATATATCCCTTCAGTTTAGTCTGTAAGCTTAAAGTTTACACCCTAGCTTGATGGATGCAAGCTGCTGCTTCCGCTTATATAAGAGGAGTTATTTTCTAttatcataaaatcatctttatacgaGCACCAATCATAATTTTAACTATTACATCTACTCATACGGCTTTAGATTCgatcaactaaacagaaactcaaTTAACCTATTCAGatagatacaaccaaccaaacacttttatttttaacaaatatgattcTATTTAGCCAGACTATACGATACAACTCTACATATTCCCATCCAAAAACCAAACACACTTAAAAGATTGGGCCCTGCGCTGCAAGTGTTTCGAAAAAAGGATAGATAAAAATCATTagaatttagttcaaatttaaacaaaattctaaaattccTCGAGCATTTCCCTGTTTCAAACAGGCCAAGAACGTCCCGCGGCCTTGTTTCCCGCTATAAAAAGTGAACAAAACATTATGAAAACTGTAAGACAAGGTAGGTTATGAACTCATAGCAAGTAAATACAAACCGAAAActaatttccaaaaaaaatacacaCCAAAAACTCACGCCTTAAGTCCAGAAACGAACGTGAGCCAGATCTCACAAAGCAAGAAGTCAAGAACGATTCAGGGCACTGAGGATATACTGCCTCTTCGATCCCCATGAGGGTTGCTACTATAACCAAAACAGAATCAAAGAAGGACGACTCAAGCACACCAATCATGGTTACCTCGAACAGAGAAGAGAACGAGAGAGCTGCAACATGTACCCGGCCTTAGACTCACCGGCGGCAGGCAGCAAGCTTCCACAGCCCACGAGATGCTCATCAGACGCGAGCAGTGCACCAagcggaggcggtggcggcaggCCGGTGCCGGCAGGCCGGTGCCGGCAGGCCGATCCTTCACGGGATATATCGGACACCGGTACTCGACGGTGGTTGACCTGTCCAAGAGGTAGAAGAGGCTATAATTCAGCAGACAAGTCTCCAATGGCTGGTGTGTGGTGTGTACAAGTGCGACGGTGATAATATttatggtgaaggaaagaagagaagTTTTTATGTTGAGGTGgtgtaatatttttatatagtcTTCTATTCAAAGCATTTATTCGTAAATAAAAATATGCTGAATTGATGTGATGGTATACCGAATAGTGGAAGGAAGATGAAATGCTGAGATATTTCATTATTATATGTAGTGGAGAAATAttgatagaaaataaaaaaaaactctttgaAGAAGATATGATAATATAAAATTTAGGCTGAAGAATCTATTCAGCAAACGTAAACAATAATTATAGCATTTGATATGTAACTCTATGTACCTATAATCTTCCTACTTAGTTGTTTATGTCCCGCTACGGTACTCGACGGTGGTTGACCTGTCCAAGAGGTAGAAGAGGCTGACAAGTCTCCAATGGCTGGTGTGTGGTGTGTAGCTCTACGTACTAATCAATGAGCTAGTTGTGTGTTGACGTGGTTGTGTCGCCGCCAATAGGAGACAAGCAGTAGAGCGTGATCCACGAGGCTGCAATAGGTTAAGATTAGTTATGTGAATGGATCGTATATATTGAGAAAGCAGGTTGAatggaattatatttatttaaaaaataatttaattgattGTATTTGTTTGGTTAGGttgagtttttatttagttaatTGAATCTAAGGTTGTATAAATGGATGTAAGTGTTGAAAATATAGACACATTtacatttaatttaatttttaaatataacaTAAACATAAACAGGTCAATTGTCCTTATCATACTACAAGAGTCTATCTTATACGTATAATTGTCTAATATATTTCAAGATCAAAGAAGCAAGAAAATATACATGTTAAACATGACGGATCATAGTGAACGTATCCGTCGACAGTGTGAGATGCAAATGCTCTGTGATGACGATGTAGCAGACGACAGCAAAGAAAACGTAGAGGAAGCATACCGTGATGATGCAAAAGGTGACTTAATGATGATCAGAAAGCATATCGCGTGAACAGTTAATGGCGACGATGAAGCAGATCATGAGCAGCCACGTCGAGCGCttacaaaaaaattatttgttctCTCCCGGTGCAGAATCACAAGAGCGACGAGTTCCAGAGACCTGTTTTCCTGTTCGTCGGTACACACCAGCGCAGCGGGACGGAGCAGACTACATATGACGACGCAGCAGAGAAAGAGGTAAAACCCTAATTACATATATACTTTGTGGTGGTGGCTAGCAGATATATAGAGAGAATTGTACAGTTAAAATGTACCACGATCAGACTCGATTACGTGCCATATTCGGATTCTTAATCAACACGCTTTTcaaatatatatctatttatctatataaaaaaataaaaactacaAAAGAAGACCGCAGCTACCCAATTCgcaacctttcaaaatttgtcaCCCGGGCTGTGGATTTCTTCGTTTCATGCCACTATGCATTGTTGCGGACTATTTTGCCCCTGCCTTCCTTCTTCCTCTGAACTCTTCTTTGCCATGGCCATGAGAGCGCCGACGAGATCGACGCAGCCGACTATGAGGAGCACGCCGGCCGAGAACATGACGACGGTGTGCACTCCCTGATGCTCCTCAGCTACCAAGGCTCCACGCCGTCGCTCGCGGACCACCTCCTCTGCCTGCTCGATGGGGCCTTTCCGACGCAGGCTTCCAGGAACCGCTGGATTGAGATCAGCAACCAGCTGCTCAACGCGCTCTTCACGCTCATGAGCATCTACCAGCACCCCGCGCTctgccaccatctctccctcctctgCCGTTGGCGCCCCCACgacaccgccgagctccgcgcCCACCTACTGAACGGACGGCGCCGCACCCTGGGGAGCGCGCACAAATGGCCTTCGTGGTGGTGCTGCTCCACCTCACCGTCGCTTGCCGGTACATGCTCTGCGGCCTGTACTGGGGATACACCAAGAGCACCTTCCCCGGGCTCGCGGAGGATGGGTTCTTCGTGCTCGGCGTAGTCGCGCCGGTTGCCGCCGCCGTGTACACCGTGTGCAGCCCGTTGGGGGAAAGTCAACCAGGGCAAGCTCGTGTACTACGATGCAATGGGCTCGGGT
This genomic interval carries:
- the LOC133922623 gene encoding uncharacterized protein LOC133922623, with the translated sequence MENAAAIAAYEPAVLVGEPAVLVGEPPLRQPGFPRLRGRRLNAAVYVAVWGVTGILSTTIPGLNANRDRVLLHFLALMAGLLLMVLSVAAPDLPVVERAAAHLEGLVGAMF